From Chitinophagaceae bacterium, the proteins below share one genomic window:
- a CDS encoding 4a-hydroxytetrahydrobiopterin dehydratase, translating to MWKESNNSLYKKFEFKNFSAAFAFMTRVALEAEKMDHHPLWTNVYNKVEIWLNTHDAGDIVTDKDHKLAKRIDSLL from the coding sequence CAACAGCCTCTACAAAAAATTTGAGTTCAAAAATTTTTCAGCCGCTTTCGCATTCATGACAAGGGTTGCCCTGGAAGCAGAAAAGATGGACCACCACCCGCTCTGGACCAATGTGTATAATAAAGTAGAGATCTGGCTGAACACCCACGATGCCGGGGATATCGTAACCGATAAGGATCACAAGCTGGCAAAACGGATCGATTCCCTGCTCTGA
- the selD gene encoding selenide, water dikinase SelD codes for MDEIKLTQYSRGAGCGCKIAPQVLDEILKSNNSAPVIKNLLVGNSSRDDAAVYDLGNGTALISTTDFFMPIVDDAFDFGRIASANAISDVYAMGGKPILAIAVFGWPVEKLPAALAQKVLDGSRKICEEAGIPLAGGHSIDSAEPIFGLSVNGLVDIKNLKKNNTAKAGDVLFITKPLGVGILSTAQKRGLLKEEHLQVMISQMTELNKAGEALGKTEGVTAMTDVTGFGLLGHLIEMAEGSGLSAEINYGALPVAEGVKEYLSQRIVPDATYRNWNSYSSKTGFEKGVNVMEAFNLLPDPQTNGGLLVAVDAASVAAVKKLLEENGLGKFAEPVGMMKPAADKTVFVKQ; via the coding sequence ATGGATGAAATAAAACTTACGCAATATTCCCGGGGGGCAGGATGCGGGTGCAAGATCGCCCCGCAGGTGCTGGATGAGATATTAAAAAGCAACAACAGCGCCCCGGTCATCAAAAATTTACTGGTTGGCAACAGCAGCAGGGACGATGCCGCTGTCTATGATCTCGGGAACGGGACGGCCCTGATCTCCACCACCGACTTCTTCATGCCCATTGTGGATGATGCGTTTGATTTTGGAAGGATCGCTTCGGCCAATGCCATCAGCGATGTGTATGCCATGGGCGGCAAACCCATTTTAGCCATCGCTGTTTTTGGATGGCCTGTTGAAAAACTGCCTGCTGCGCTGGCGCAGAAAGTGCTTGACGGAAGCCGGAAGATCTGTGAAGAAGCCGGCATCCCATTGGCAGGAGGACATAGCATTGATTCGGCAGAACCCATTTTCGGACTTTCGGTGAATGGACTGGTGGATATAAAAAACCTGAAGAAAAATAATACTGCAAAAGCCGGGGATGTACTTTTTATTACCAAACCGCTTGGCGTGGGTATTTTATCCACCGCACAAAAAAGAGGGTTGCTGAAAGAAGAACACCTGCAGGTGATGATCAGCCAGATGACAGAACTGAACAAGGCCGGCGAAGCGCTTGGAAAAACGGAAGGCGTTACTGCCATGACCGATGTGACCGGTTTTGGTTTACTTGGCCACCTCATTGAAATGGCGGAAGGCAGCGGCCTTTCTGCAGAAATAAATTATGGTGCATTACCCGTTGCGGAAGGGGTTAAGGAATATTTAAGCCAGCGCATCGTACCCGACGCCACCTACCGCAACTGGAACAGCTACAGCAGCAAAACGGGTTTTGAAAAAGGAGTGAATGTGATGGAAGCGTTTAATCTGTTACCCGATCCCCAGACAAACGGAGGCCTGCTGGTTGCCGTAGATGCGGCTTCTGTTGCTGCCGTAAAGAAATTACTGGAAGAGAACGGACTGGGAAAATTTGCAGAACCGGTTGGAATGATGAAGCCGGCCGCAGATAAAACCGTTTTCGTGAAACAATAA